In Cystobacter fuscus DSM 2262, a single window of DNA contains:
- a CDS encoding HAD family hydrolase produces MLTIFDCDGVLIDSEVLASGVYAEMMRELGLVISHEEAIHRFTGLTHAQLEILIHQELGRPLPVDFRQRATLKIDQRLESVKPIAGVHAMLDRLQGPRCVCSNSSTERLKISMGATALWERFQPHIFSAPEVGRSKPAPDVFLHAARMFGVEPRDALVIEDSSHGIEGAVAAGMRVIGFTGGGHTWPGHAQALREAGAVRVVSRLEEVGLAIEALAA; encoded by the coding sequence ATGCTCACCATTTTCGACTGTGACGGCGTGTTGATCGACTCGGAAGTCCTGGCGTCGGGGGTCTACGCCGAGATGATGCGCGAGCTGGGCCTCGTCATCTCCCATGAGGAGGCCATCCACCGCTTCACCGGGCTGACCCACGCACAGCTCGAGATCCTGATCCACCAGGAGCTCGGGCGGCCCCTGCCCGTGGACTTCCGTCAGCGCGCGACGCTCAAGATCGATCAAAGGTTGGAGAGCGTGAAGCCCATCGCGGGCGTGCACGCGATGCTCGACCGGCTCCAGGGCCCGCGCTGCGTCTGCTCGAACTCGAGCACCGAGCGGCTGAAGATCAGCATGGGCGCGACGGCTCTCTGGGAGCGCTTCCAACCCCACATCTTCTCGGCCCCCGAGGTGGGCCGCTCCAAGCCCGCGCCCGACGTCTTCCTGCACGCGGCCCGGATGTTCGGTGTGGAGCCGCGCGACGCGCTCGTCATCGAGGACTCCTCGCACGGCATCGAGGGGGCCGTCGCGGCGGGCATGCGGGTGATCGGCTTCACGGGAGGCGGCCATACCTGGCCCGGTCATGCACAGGCCCTGCGGGAGGCGGGGGCCGTGAGGGTGGTGTCCCGCCTCGAGGAGGTGGGACTGGCCATCGAGGCGCTCGCGGCCTGA
- the infC gene encoding translation initiation factor IF-3: MIRDQRSSRGGSRDQRTNRRIRAREVRVVGSDGGQLGVMPLEAALDRARSEGLDLVEISPMAVPPVCKIMDYGKFKYEEKKRASEAKKKQVVVHLKEIKLRPKTEEHDYEFKVRNVRRFLEDGDKAKVVIQFRGREITHKEQGTTILQDVIQDLKEVAVVEQAPRMEGRLMFMILAPNPKVAQRARELARQAAASPSPKKPASETKPAAASSSAPTAGEQDAQTAAP, encoded by the coding sequence ATCATTCGCGACCAGAGAAGCAGCCGCGGCGGTAGCCGCGATCAGAGAACCAATCGCCGTATCCGCGCCCGGGAAGTCCGGGTGGTGGGCTCCGATGGTGGGCAGCTCGGCGTCATGCCGCTCGAGGCTGCCCTGGATCGGGCCCGCTCCGAGGGACTCGACCTGGTCGAGATCAGCCCCATGGCCGTTCCACCGGTCTGTAAGATCATGGACTACGGCAAGTTCAAGTACGAGGAGAAGAAGCGGGCCTCGGAAGCCAAGAAGAAGCAGGTCGTCGTCCACCTCAAGGAAATCAAGCTCCGCCCGAAGACGGAGGAGCATGACTACGAGTTCAAGGTCCGCAACGTGCGGCGCTTCCTCGAGGATGGAGACAAGGCGAAGGTGGTCATCCAGTTCCGGGGCCGTGAAATCACCCACAAGGAGCAGGGCACCACCATCCTTCAGGACGTGATCCAGGACCTGAAGGAAGTGGCGGTCGTCGAGCAGGCCCCCCGCATGGAAGGGCGCCTGATGTTCATGATCCTCGCGCCCAACCCCAAGGTGGCCCAGCGTGCTCGCGAGCTGGCGAGGCAGGCCGCGGCCAGCCCCAGCCCCAAGAAGCCGGCGAGCGAGACCAAGCCCGCCGCTGCCTCCTCCTCCGCCCCCACGGCGGGCGAGCAGGACGCACAGACCGCCGCTCCCTGA
- a CDS encoding GAF domain-containing sensor histidine kinase, with the protein MKVAPPHPQEEARLAALDALEILDTLPEAGFDDLTRLASRMCGMPIALVSLVDHSRQWFKSRVGLEAQETPRDIAFCAHALLDERPFVVEDARQDERFHDNPLVTGELHLRFYAGVPIKSVGGHNIGTLCVIDQRPRQLTVEQAEMLAAIGRQVEAQLQLRLRVRELERREEELRSQRDTLASLQRQKDGLLQRVMRDFKAPLSSILTNATFTLYRPHLPEELQRSTRDIRDAADSLQRTVSNLLDTSGDESAIPFAAAPFDAHLLLSEVARDFQQRLVSSPRRFIQCVKLVEPLLTADRELLRRTLANLLDNAFQYTALGSSRITLEASNPEPGLLELRVRDEGPGITPSARAHLFEPHLPDENTPTSGRSEGGNRLALAFCRRAVQAHGGWIWVEDNHPKGTAFCIRLPLRPHGPLFSNT; encoded by the coding sequence ATGAAGGTTGCCCCGCCCCACCCGCAGGAGGAAGCACGCCTCGCGGCACTGGATGCCCTCGAGATCCTCGACACCCTGCCGGAGGCTGGCTTCGACGATCTCACGCGTCTGGCCTCGCGGATGTGCGGAATGCCCATCGCGCTCGTGTCCCTGGTGGACCACTCCCGGCAATGGTTCAAGTCCCGCGTCGGACTGGAGGCCCAGGAGACCCCGCGCGACATCGCCTTCTGCGCCCATGCCCTCCTGGACGAGCGGCCCTTCGTGGTGGAGGACGCGCGCCAGGACGAGCGCTTCCATGACAACCCGCTCGTCACCGGGGAGCTCCATCTGCGCTTCTACGCGGGCGTCCCCATCAAGAGCGTGGGGGGGCACAACATCGGCACCCTGTGTGTCATCGACCAACGGCCGCGCCAGCTCACCGTGGAGCAGGCGGAGATGCTGGCGGCGATCGGCCGCCAGGTGGAGGCCCAGTTGCAGCTGCGGCTGCGGGTGCGCGAGCTGGAGCGGCGCGAGGAGGAGCTGCGCTCGCAGCGCGACACGCTGGCCAGCCTGCAGCGCCAGAAGGACGGGCTGCTCCAGCGGGTGATGCGTGACTTCAAGGCGCCCCTGTCCAGCATCCTCACCAACGCCACCTTCACGCTCTACCGCCCGCACCTGCCCGAGGAGCTGCAGCGCAGCACGCGCGACATCCGCGACGCGGCGGACAGTCTGCAGCGCACCGTGTCCAACCTGCTGGACACGAGCGGCGACGAGTCCGCCATCCCCTTCGCCGCGGCTCCCTTCGACGCCCACCTGCTGCTGTCCGAGGTGGCGCGGGACTTCCAGCAACGGCTGGTGAGCTCCCCGCGCCGCTTCATCCAGTGCGTGAAGCTGGTGGAGCCGCTGCTCACCGCGGACCGCGAGCTGCTGCGCCGCACCCTCGCCAACCTGCTGGACAACGCCTTCCAGTACACGGCGCTGGGCAGCAGCAGGATCACGCTCGAGGCCTCCAACCCCGAGCCCGGCCTGCTGGAGCTGCGGGTGCGCGACGAGGGGCCCGGCATCACCCCCTCCGCGCGCGCTCACCTCTTCGAGCCCCACCTGCCCGACGAGAACACCCCCACCTCGGGGCGCTCCGAGGGCGGCAACCGGCTCGCGCTCGCCTTCTGCCGCCGCGCCGTGCAGGCCCATGGGGGATGGATCTGGGTGGAGGACAACCACCCCAAGGGCACGGCCTTCTGCATCCGGCTGCCGCTGCGCCCCCACGGGCCCCTGTTCTCCAACACCTGA